Below is a genomic region from Telmatobacter sp. DSM 110680.
GATGGACTGCAGGGTCGTGATCTGGGTAGACAGGGTCGTGTGGATTGTTGGGAACAAAGCAGGTCCTTCGCTACGCTTACCCCCTAAAACAATGAAATTGTTTTAGGGGCCCCAAGCCGCTTCGCTCAGGATGACAGCGTATAGAGCGGATTGATGCTAACTGACAACTCCGCTCAGGATGACGGGCTAGGGTTTTTGCTTTCCCACCCATGCCGCGATGAAACTGCGTCATGGATGGGGCACCCAAGATCGTGCGGATTGATGGCGAGTGAAAAGCGGATCCTTCGGCTTCGCTCGGGATGACGGGGGAGGGGCTGTGCTTTCCCACCCATGACACGATGAAACTGCGTCATGGATGGGGCACCCAAGATTGTGCGGATTGATGACGGAGGCTGTTGACCGTTGTTGGCTTAGATGCCGGCGTACCAGGCGTAGCCACCTTCTGGGGACGCGGAACCCAAGCCTTTTCCGAATTTCTTGAGTGAATCGGTTGCGGTGATGTGCGTGATGTATTTCACGCTCTTGTAGCCTAGCTGGCGGGGCACGCGCAGGCGGAGAGGGCCGCCGAACTGCACGGGGAGTTCGCCGTCGTTCATGCCCATGGTCAGGAAGGTTTGGGGATGCGTAGCATCAGCCATATCGACGCTTTCCCACCAGTCAGGCTGGATGGAGAAGTAGACAACGTATCGCGCCTGCGGCAACACACCGACTGCGTCTAGCACGTTGTGCAGCGGCGTTCCGATCCATTCGGCGACGTAGGACCAGCCTTCTTCGCAGGCCACTTCGGTGATCTGGTTGTGGACGGGGAGAGCCTTGAGATCGGACATCGAAAACGATGTCGGATGCGCGACCATGCCGTCGACGGACAGCTTCCAATCAGAAAAACCGGTGGCCTGGTGACGCTTGAAGTCATCGCTGGGAGGAGCGACTTCGTTGCCGAAAGGTTTCTCGGAGATCATGCTGCGCGGGAATTCGCGGGCCAGGGAATGACGGGTCAGGACGCGCTGGGCGGCATAGGTGAGGGTTTCTCCGGGACCGTAGATGCCACCGCCGTCTGGCGGAATGAGGCCATAGCGTCGAGCTATGTGGGAGGCGGCAGCTAGGCCGGCGATGCCTGCGGTTGCGGCAACGCCGGTGGTGATGAGTTTGCGGCGAGAGATGTTGCTCATGGGCGCTCCGATGGGGCGTCGGCGCGACCAGTAATCATCGCGCGCATGCGACTCCGAAATCCGGCGAGAATGATCATCGCAACATGGACGATGAGGAAGAGAACTAGAAGATCAGTAACGAAGAAGTGAAGAGTGCGCGCGGATTGGCGGCCTCCGAGAAGGTTGACGGTGGCCGGGACGGCAGAGTCGAAGGCGGGCGACAAGGCGAGACCGGTCCAGATGACGAGTGGGAAAAGAATGAAGATGACGACCAGATAGGAGATGCGCTGGACGACGTTGTACGCGCGGCTCTCTGCCGGATCGGGTGGCGCCCGACGGAAAGTTTTTGCGAAGACTTTTGTGAAGGCGCTCCAACTTCGGTCGGCAGGCGCGGGGAAGAGGTTTTTGCGGAAGTGTCGGGTGAGGAGACCGGCGATCACATAGATGACTCCGGTGATCACCAGGAGCCATGCGGCTTGGAAGTGGAGATATCGGCTCCAGCCATTCTGGTCGGGCATCACGTAGTTGTAGCCAGAGGGAACGGTGTCGCGCGAGGACGGAATGGGAATCTTGAAGAGCGGAGTGGTGCCGGAGTTGCCGGTTTCACCCCAGTAAAAGCGCGGGTGCGAGATTACGATCTCACCGCCGGTGATGAGCAGAGCCAGGAACGATATGACGGTGATCCAGTGGGTGATGCGAACAAGCGCAGTATGCCGCTGTGTCGCTTGCAATTGGGGTGAGGAAGTGACTGACACGCGGGGAGAATAGCACAATGCAGGCGCGGATGACTCCGGAATTTTCGTGTACTTAGACTCTTGGCCAGAACAACCACCCTGTTGCGGATTGATGCGTGGGAAAAGCAGATCCTTCACTCCGCTAACCCCATGAACCGTGCCCATAGGGCCCCAAGACGCTTCGTTCAGGATGACAAGCAAGGAAGGCGAGACTTGGATGATGAACGCGAGTACAGGCGCAAGCGTTTGCTCTAATTGAGGAACATGGTGCGGTAGAGGGTGTCGCGCTGGACGGGTTTGAAGCCGGCGTCGCGGATGATGCGGCGGAGTTCTTCTTCCGTGGTGCAGTTGCTGGTGCCTGCGGCCTTGACCACGTTCTCTTCGAGCATGACGGAGCCTACGTCGTTGCCGCCGAAGTGGAGGCCTAACTCGAGGACCTTGAGGCCTTGCGTGACCCAGCTTGCTTGTACGTTCTCGATGTTGTCGAGGTAGAGGCGCGCGATGGCGAGGACCTTGAGGTATTCGACAGAGGTGGCTTCTTCCCAGCCGCGGCCGCCGAGGGCGGTGTTGTTGGGCTGGAAGCTCCAGGGGATGAATGCCGTGAATCCGCCGGTCTCTTCCTGAAGCTGACGGACGACTTCAAAGTGGTTGATGCGCTGGTCGAAGGTTTCGCCGACGCCGAACATCATGGTGGCGGTGGTACGCATGCCGAGCTGATGGGCCGTGCGATGGACGGCTACCCAGTCGGCGGTGCGGCATTTGAGGCGGGCGATGCGCTTGCGGACGTCGTCGTCGAGGATTTCGGCGCCTCCGCCGGGGATGGAGTCGAGGCCGGCATCGCGGAGACGGGAGATCGTGGTGCGCAGATCGAGTTCGCTGTATTCGGCGATCGCCAGGATTTCAGAGGCGCTGAGGCAGTGAAGCCAGATTTTTGGGAAGCGCTGCTTGATGCCGGTGAAGAGGCGTTCGAACCAGTCGATTTTTAAATCGGGGTGAAGGCCACCCTGCATTAGGACGCCGGTGCCGCCCATTTCTTCAGTCTCGGCGATCTTCTCGTAGATTTTCTCGAAGTCGAGGATGTAGCCCTCGTCGGCGCGAGGGATATTTTTGCCTTCTTTGGGGAGGGGACGGTAGAACGCGCAGAACGTGCAGTACTCGGTACAAAAGTTGGTGTAGTTGATGTTGCGATCGATGATGTAGGTGACTACGCCTTCGGGGTGAAGGCGGCGACGGACGGCGTCGGCCTCGAAGCCCAGCCCGATGAGGTCAGGGGAGTTGAAGTAATCGAGGGCTTGTGGGCGGGTCAGCGACATATAGACAGTTTACAGTGGTCAGTGGTCAGTGGTAAGTGGTAAGTGGTCAGTGGTCAGTGGTCAGTGGTCAGTGGTCAGTGGTCAGTGTGAAGACGTTCATCCATGGGAAAAGAAAGCCAGATAGAGAGGGAGCATTAGCTTCGTTTTGATTTGCGGAAAAGGAAGAAGCCTCGTTTCTGAATGGGGTCGCGGCGGGTACGGGAGAGGTTCGATGCGGTGGAGATTCCGCTGAAGAGGACGAACCAGTCCCAGAAAGCTCGGAGGGTTCCTTTTTTCGATTCGTTGCTCATGTTGGATTGAGTTCCAGTTTGGTGCCCCAGTTTATTGGAGTTGCGAGATGCGCTGACGGACGCGGAAATCTTGCGGCTATCGGCTGGAATTTGGCTTCTGGGCAGGCTTCTGGGCAGGTTTTTTATTGGGGCTGGAAATGCCAAAGCTCATGAGAAAGAAACGAAAGCCTTTACGGAGCGAATCTGACAGACTCATTAAAATGCCTTTCCGGGACGTCTTAAGGATATCTCGCTCCGTGCTTTCAGGTGCGTGATGATCTGCTTGACGCGGAGGTAAGAGCAGGTCCTTCGGCTCCTCTTAACCCATGAACGACCGAGTCCTTCACGGTGGCCCAGGCCGCTCCGCTCAGGATGACAGAGGGATGAGTGGATTGAGGCCGTGGAAATGCAGATCCTTAGGGCCGACTCTCCCTCCATTCTCGATCAGCCATCGGAGCTTTATTGCGGGGCCGGGGTTTCTGGAGTGGGGACGTGGGGGCGGGCTTCGGCTGGCGGAGCGGGGGCGCGGTTGAGGATATCGAGGACGGCGGGGGGCATGGGTTTGTTGGCGTTGGCCAGGAAGATGCTTACCTGCCACATCTCGTCGTCGCTGAGCTGCGTTTTGAAGGAGGGCATGCCGGTGAGGCGAATACCGTTGAGGACCTTCCAGTAGGTTTCGCTGGGCGGATCGTCGCTGACGCCGACTACATCAGGATTGTTGTGGTGGGGTTCAAGCAAAGACGGCGCGTCGGGATACATGTGGGCGCCGATGGCGGCAGGCTTGTTGTGTTGACCATGGCAGAAGGCGCAGCGGTCGACGTAGATATGGGCTCCGGCGGTGAGGTTGGTCTGGTCGGGCTGCATGTGAGTGCCAACCTGTTCCTTTTGAATGCGCGCGTTGAGCGGCATGTGAACGATTTGAGCTTCATGCGGGAATGGGGGATCGGAGACGGCGACGGGTACATTGCCATACATAAGGTAAGCAAGTCCGACGAGCGGGACCAGGACAATGCCGATGATGAATCCGAGCAGGAATCGCATAAGTGGGTGCAGCCTCCGTCGTTTTCATCGTATTGCATGGGCCCTGGGGCGAGGCAAAAAGAGTTGGCCTGCGTCCAATGGATGACAGCACCGCGCAACAGATATTCGGCGTTTCACGAGGCAGCGAGTGAATAAGCGCGTCGCCTAGGGTGGTTGTGTTTGATTCTGAGCGATTCTGGCACCTTCTCAGGAACGCTTAGGACCGGGCGTCTTTGGTTTGCGATAATTGACGGTAGGGGTGTGCTCGGCTCCGGAATGTGTTTAACCCATGGATGAAGGTGTGTCCGCGGGGACCCCGCAGTTGGAGGTAAGTCAAGAACGATGTTTTCTTTTCGCCGTTTTTTGGTAGTTATGGCGGTTATTTCGCTTGTTTCTTTCGGTGCTTTGGCGCAGAGCCCGGATTCCAGCAGCAGTACTCCTACGCAAGATCAGACGCCGCCTCAGGCACCCGCTGCTGTTCCTAACCAGCAAGGTCCGGTTACGGTACAAGCGCGGATCAAGGCGCGCCGTGAAGCGCGTCGCGCGCAGGCCATTCACGATACATACGCGCATTTGTATGAGGTATTTGTAGGGGCCGGATATCAGCGGTTTACGCCAGGACCGACATTGCAGCGGACGACGATGTACTCGTGGGATGTGGCGGTGACACGGTACTGGAGCGAGAAGCTGGGGCTGACCTTTGAGGGCCGCGGCAATTATGGGACGGCGTTTGTTGGTTTGAATTCAACGTCGCTGACGCGTCCGGCGATTAGCCACTATGACGTGCTGGTAGGGCCGACTTATCGATTCAAGATGCGACCACGGTATTCGATCGCGGGAAGCGTCAAGGGCGGCGTTGCGATGAGTAATTTTGCCGCCGACACGAATGGATTCGGGACGGCAGTGCTGGGCCTCTATCCGGACGGAACGACGTATGCGTTGAATGCCAGCGTGATTGGTGAAGTGAATATTACGCCGAGTTTCTCGCTACGGCTGGCGCCTGAATATATGGCGACGGGGTTTGGATCGACGCTGCAGAATGATTTCGGGGCAACGTATGGATTTGTTTACCGGTTTGGAAGGCAGTAGAAGCAGGAGCCAAGGAATAGGGTCCAGGGAATAGGGAGTAACGAGCAACGGCTCACCTTAATGGTGAGCCGTTTTGATTTTGCTGCTCACTGTTCACTCGTCACTGCAATATCGGGATGTTGGCGATGCGTTGTTGCCACTCTGCTGGGCCGGTGTTGTGGACGCTAGTGCCTTTGGAGTCGACGGCGACGGTTACGGGCATGTCTTTGACTTCGAATTCATAGATGCCTTCCATGCCGAGGTCTTCGAAGGCCAACTGGCGCGCGCTGATGATGGCTTTCGAGACGAGGTAGGCGGCTCCGCCGACGGCCATTAAATAGACTGCTCCGAACTCTTTGATGGCATCGATGGCGGTGGGACCGCGCTCGGCTTTGCCGACCATACCAAGCAGACCGGTTTCGGCGAGCATCTGGCGAGTGAACTTGTCCATGCGGGTGGCGGTGGTGGGGCCGGCAGGGCCGATGACTTCTTCGCGGACCGGATCGACGGGGCCGACGTAGTAGATGAAGCGATCTTTGAAATCGACGGGGAGTTTTTCGCCGCGGCTGAGCATGTCGGTCATCCGCTTGTGAGCGGCATCGCGGCCGGTGAGGAGTTTGCCGTTGAGCAGCAGAACTTCACCGGGCTTCCATGTGTCGGCTTCGGCGCGGGTGATGCCGTCGAGATTCACTCGCTTTGCCCGGGAGACGTCATAGGTGAGTTTGGGCCAGAGGTCGAGCGATGGCGGATCGAGGTAGGCGGGGCCTGAGCCGTCGAGGACAACGTGCGCGTGGCGGGTGGCGGCGCAGTTGGGAATCATGGCGACGGGCAGGTTGGCGGCGTGTGTCGGGGTGTCGAGGATTTTGACGTCGAGGACCGTGGTGAGGCCGCCGAGGCCCTGCGCGCCGATGCCGAGGCGGTTCACCTTGTCATATAGTTCGACGCGAAGTTTTTCTGCTGTCGTTTTAGGGCCGCGGTCAATGAGGTCCTGAATGTCGATGTCGTCCATGAGGGCTTGCTTGGCGAGGAGCATGGCTTTTTCTGCGGTGCCGCCGATGCCGATGCCGAGCATGCCGGGAGGACACCATCCGGCGCCCATGGTAGGGATCGTTTTGAGTACCCACTCGACAACGGAATCAGAGGGGTTGAGCATGACGAATTTGCTTTTGGCCTCGGAGCCTCCGCCCTTGGCGGCTACGGTGATGTCGACCTTGTTGCCTTTGACGAGCTCGACGTTGACGGTGGCGGGTGTGTTGTCTTTGGTGTTCTTGCGGGATCCGGCGGGGTCGGCGAGTAGTGAGGCGCGAAGCTTGTTGTCAGGGTCGAGATAGGCGCGGCGGACGCCTTCGTCGGACATGCCCTGCAAGTCGAGGGTGGGCGGTCCGCCGTCGGGACCTTCGAAGCGGACCTCCATGCCGACCTTGACGAAGACGTTGACGATGCCTGTGTCCTGGCAGATGGGGCGGTGGCCCTCGGCGCACATGCGGCTGTTGATAAGGATCTGCGCCATGGCGTCCTTGGCCGCGTGGGATTGCTCGCGCTCGT
It encodes:
- a CDS encoding molybdopterin-dependent oxidoreductase, producing the protein MSNISRRKLITTGVAATAGIAGLAAASHIARRYGLIPPDGGGIYGPGETLTYAAQRVLTRHSLAREFPRSMISEKPFGNEVAPPSDDFKRHQATGFSDWKLSVDGMVAHPTSFSMSDLKALPVHNQITEVACEEGWSYVAEWIGTPLHNVLDAVGVLPQARYVVYFSIQPDWWESVDMADATHPQTFLTMGMNDGELPVQFGGPLRLRVPRQLGYKSVKYITHITATDSLKKFGKGLGSASPEGGYAWYAGI
- a CDS encoding fumarate hydratase codes for the protein MTVIRQEDFIRTVAGALQYISYYHPTDYITSLTKAYEREQSHAAKDAMAQILINSRMCAEGHRPICQDTGIVNVFVKVGMEVRFEGPDGGPPTLDLQGMSDEGVRRAYLDPDNKLRASLLADPAGSRKNTKDNTPATVNVELVKGNKVDITVAAKGGGSEAKSKFVMLNPSDSVVEWVLKTIPTMGAGWCPPGMLGIGIGGTAEKAMLLAKQALMDDIDIQDLIDRGPKTTAEKLRVELYDKVNRLGIGAQGLGGLTTVLDVKILDTPTHAANLPVAMIPNCAATRHAHVVLDGSGPAYLDPPSLDLWPKLTYDVSRAKRVNLDGITRAEADTWKPGEVLLLNGKLLTGRDAAHKRMTDMLSRGEKLPVDFKDRFIYYVGPVDPVREEVIGPAGPTTATRMDKFTRQMLAETGLLGMVGKAERGPTAIDAIKEFGAVYLMAVGGAAYLVSKAIISARQLAFEDLGMEGIYEFEVKDMPVTVAVDSKGTSVHNTGPAEWQQRIANIPILQ
- a CDS encoding cytochrome b/b6 domain-containing protein → MSVTSSPQLQATQRHTALVRITHWITVISFLALLITGGEIVISHPRFYWGETGNSGTTPLFKIPIPSSRDTVPSGYNYVMPDQNGWSRYLHFQAAWLLVITGVIYVIAGLLTRHFRKNLFPAPADRSWSAFTKVFAKTFRRAPPDPAESRAYNVVQRISYLVVIFILFPLVIWTGLALSPAFDSAVPATVNLLGGRQSARTLHFFVTDLLVLFLIVHVAMIILAGFRSRMRAMITGRADAPSERP
- the mqnC gene encoding cyclic dehypoxanthinyl futalosine synthase → MSLTRPQALDYFNSPDLIGLGFEADAVRRRLHPEGVVTYIIDRNINYTNFCTEYCTFCAFYRPLPKEGKNIPRADEGYILDFEKIYEKIAETEEMGGTGVLMQGGLHPDLKIDWFERLFTGIKQRFPKIWLHCLSASEILAIAEYSELDLRTTISRLRDAGLDSIPGGGAEILDDDVRKRIARLKCRTADWVAVHRTAHQLGMRTTATMMFGVGETFDQRINHFEVVRQLQEETGGFTAFIPWSFQPNNTALGGRGWEEATSVEYLKVLAIARLYLDNIENVQASWVTQGLKVLELGLHFGGNDVGSVMLEENVVKAAGTSNCTTEEELRRIIRDAGFKPVQRDTLYRTMFLN
- a CDS encoding cytochrome c, yielding MRFLLGFIIGIVLVPLVGLAYLMYGNVPVAVSDPPFPHEAQIVHMPLNARIQKEQVGTHMQPDQTNLTAGAHIYVDRCAFCHGQHNKPAAIGAHMYPDAPSLLEPHHNNPDVVGVSDDPPSETYWKVLNGIRLTGMPSFKTQLSDDEMWQVSIFLANANKPMPPAVLDILNRAPAPPAEARPHVPTPETPAPQ